One Brachyspira sp. SAP_772 genomic window carries:
- the rpiB gene encoding ribose 5-phosphate isomerase B produces MKIAIGCDHSAVELKKEIIKYLEELGHTVIDYGTHTTESVDYPIYGKKVADAIVSKECECGVLICGTGIGISLAANKVKGIRAAVCSEPYSAKLSKQHNNSNIIAFGARVVGVDLAKMIVKEWLDAEYEGGRHARRVDLLTKIENGEEI; encoded by the coding sequence ATGAAAATTGCTATAGGCTGCGATCATTCAGCTGTTGAATTAAAAAAAGAGATAATAAAATATTTAGAGGAATTAGGACATACTGTTATTGATTATGGTACGCATACTACAGAAAGTGTAGACTATCCAATATATGGAAAAAAGGTTGCTGATGCTATTGTAAGTAAAGAGTGCGAATGCGGAGTTTTGATATGCGGAACTGGTATAGGTATTTCACTTGCTGCTAATAAAGTAAAAGGCATAAGAGCKGCAGTTTGCAGTGAACCTTATTCTGCTAAGCTTTCTAAACAGCATAAYAATTCTAACATCATAGCTTTCGGTGCTAGAGTGGTAGGRGTTGATTTAGCTAAGATGATAGTAAAAGAATGGCTTGATGCTGAATATGAAGGTGGAAGGCATGCTAGGAGAGTTGACTTGCTTACTAAAATAGAGAACGGTGAGGAAATCTAA